From Candidatus Poribacteria bacterium, the proteins below share one genomic window:
- a CDS encoding leucine-rich repeat domain-containing protein, whose protein sequence is MNRKLLWIGTVCLITFFSIVGFTAAQNTRPIVRLIYFLPLDRRAQPDIDIKLDTLIKDIQQFYANQMEAHGFGRKTFQFETDAGGNAVVHHFIGQFTDEHYSNLSYTWNIWEEIIDDTFDPSKNIYLTVIDMSSSCLDSGDGDCTGDRVAGRGGAIGSGGGLALIPAHNLNSVQLAAHELGHACGLFHDYATSNSKQISIFTRDQMLNSFCAAEWLNAHRAFNPERQFEPDVYPEFIMHPPSLAAPPNVIRLRFEINDPNGIHKVRLLAPMPVYSAYFSLLGCQSLNGNISGTVEFVTNDLTPKTGSVSLSAIDVLGNMRGQSFPIDITSIIPPPEALSIPDPHLAAAVQRQIGNALTTHAILNLQRLNAPNSGITDLTGLEHAHNLMVLYLDDRNAENNTTLDMSPLSGLKNLTTLYLSDNNITDISALSEMKNLTTLYLSDNNITDISA, encoded by the coding sequence ATTGTAGGTTTCACAGCTGCGCAAAATACGCGCCCGATAGTCCGACTCATCTACTTTCTTCCACTGGACCGCCGAGCACAACCAGACATTGACATAAAATTGGATACCCTCATAAAGGATATTCAGCAGTTCTACGCCAACCAGATGGAAGCACACGGATTTGGTAGAAAAACTTTTCAATTTGAAACGGATGCAGGTGGCAATGCAGTGGTCCATCATTTCATAGGACAGTTCACTGATGAACATTACAGTAATTTATCCTATACATGGAACATCTGGGAGGAAATTATTGATGATACGTTTGACCCATCAAAAAATATCTATCTCACTGTGATAGATATGAGCAGTTCTTGCCTTGACAGCGGCGATGGTGATTGTACGGGTGATAGAGTTGCTGGTCGCGGCGGAGCTATCGGAAGCGGTGGCGGACTGGCACTTATCCCCGCACATAATCTTAATAGCGTTCAGTTGGCAGCACATGAACTGGGGCACGCCTGCGGCTTGTTTCATGATTATGCTACCAGCAACTCTAAGCAAATTTCGATATTTACAAGAGATCAGATGCTCAACTCATTTTGTGCTGCGGAGTGGTTAAATGCCCATCGTGCTTTCAATCCTGAACGTCAGTTTGAACCGGATGTGTATCCAGAGTTTATAATGCACCCGCCGAGTCTCGCCGCTCCACCCAATGTCATCCGGCTCCGCTTTGAAATAAACGATCCTAATGGCATACATAAAGTGCGGCTGTTGGCTCCGATGCCGGTATATTCTGCGTATTTCTCATTGCTTGGTTGTCAGTCTTTAAATGGAAATATATCGGGTACCGTCGAATTCGTCACCAACGATTTGACCCCAAAAACAGGATCGGTATCGTTATCCGCAATTGATGTACTTGGAAACATGAGAGGTCAGTCATTTCCAATAGATATTACCTCCATAATACCGCCTCCCGAAGCTCTATCAATCCCAGACCCACATTTAGCGGCGGCTGTGCAGCGACAGATTGGAAATGCCCTGACGACTCACGCTATCCTGAACTTGCAGAGACTTAACGCACCCAACAGCGGGATAACAGATCTGACAGGACTTGAACATGCACACAACCTGATGGTATTATACCTTGATGATAGAAATGCCGAAAATAATACAACATTGGATATGTCACCGCTGTCAGGATTGAAAAACTTGACGACGCTGTATCTTTCGGACAATAACATTACTGATATTTCCGCACTCTCAGAGATGAAAAACTTGACGACGCTGTATCTTTCGGACAATAACATTACTGATATTTCCGC